The Pirellulales bacterium genome contains a region encoding:
- a CDS encoding PQQ-binding-like beta-propeller repeat protein — translation MGCGRPAADSSAATAAAAPSAPAPATAPQTPASAPPPASAPPNTPQAEENRSRPPVLPQVRLTGSADLSQATVDAADGQNWTIFRGTPRGTGVSSAKLPEKLELLWKRTFENGGFESTPAIVDGVVYVGSYDGNFYALDLATGADRWKFFSELGFNAPAAVRDGIVYTGDTEGRFYALAAATGQPAWKAPLQTGAEINAGANFWRDKVLIGSQDASLYCLDAQSGEQAWKFTTGDMIQCSPTVVEDRAFVAGCDSKLHIVDLTTGQESAAVDILAPTGCTAAVLGDVAIFGTQGETVYCVNWRKAEAIWTWRHPKRNFPFHGSAALTPTIAVLGGRDKMIHGLDPATGHELWSVNTRGRIDGSPVLVGDRALIGSADGRLYAVDVTKGEVVWDYDAGAGFTGSPAVVDGHLVIGTDSGDLLCFGAKP, via the coding sequence CGGCCACAGCGCCCCAAACGCCGGCGTCAGCGCCACCGCCAGCGAGCGCGCCGCCGAACACTCCGCAGGCGGAGGAAAACCGCTCGCGGCCGCCTGTCTTGCCGCAGGTACGGCTGACCGGTTCGGCCGATCTCAGCCAGGCGACGGTCGACGCGGCGGACGGTCAGAACTGGACTATCTTCCGCGGCACGCCGCGCGGCACCGGGGTGTCGAGCGCCAAGCTCCCCGAGAAACTCGAATTGCTCTGGAAGCGCACCTTCGAGAACGGCGGCTTCGAGAGCACCCCGGCCATTGTCGACGGTGTCGTCTACGTCGGCTCGTACGACGGCAATTTCTACGCGCTCGATCTGGCAACCGGCGCGGATCGTTGGAAATTTTTCAGCGAGCTTGGTTTCAATGCCCCGGCCGCGGTTCGCGACGGCATTGTTTACACCGGCGACACCGAGGGGCGCTTCTATGCCCTGGCGGCCGCGACGGGACAACCGGCTTGGAAGGCGCCCTTGCAAACGGGCGCCGAGATCAACGCCGGCGCAAACTTCTGGCGCGACAAGGTGTTGATCGGCTCACAGGACGCGAGCCTGTATTGTCTCGACGCCCAATCGGGCGAGCAGGCCTGGAAGTTCACCACCGGCGACATGATTCAATGCTCGCCGACCGTGGTTGAAGATCGCGCGTTCGTGGCCGGTTGCGACAGCAAGCTCCACATCGTCGATCTCACGACCGGTCAAGAGTCGGCGGCCGTCGACATTCTCGCCCCCACCGGTTGCACCGCGGCGGTCCTGGGCGACGTGGCGATCTTCGGCACCCAGGGCGAGACGGTGTACTGCGTCAATTGGCGCAAGGCCGAAGCGATTTGGACGTGGCGCCACCCGAAGCGCAACTTCCCCTTCCACGGCTCGGCAGCTCTGACGCCGACGATCGCCGTCCTTGGGGGCCGCGACAAAATGATCCACGGACTCGACCCCGCCACAGGCCACGAACTCTGGTCAGTCAATACGCGCGGGCGCATCGACGGCTCGCCCGTCCTGGTCGGCGATCGTGCGTTGATCGGCTCGGCCGATGGACGACTCTATGCGGTCGATGTGACCAAGGGCGAAGTGGTCTGGGACTACGACGCCGGCGCGGGTTTCACCGGCTCGCCTGCCGTGGTCGACGGGCACCTGGTGATCGGCACCGACTCGGGCGATTTGCTCTGCTTCGGAGCGAAGCCCTGA